A window of Streptomyces gilvosporeus contains these coding sequences:
- a CDS encoding GNAT family N-acetyltransferase has protein sequence MDTDTPHTAPPPPLRIRPAGPADASAIAAVHTESRRATMPYLPPQKRTHDEIAHWIREIVLPQSHTVVATRGPELLGYASVRGDLLDHLYLRPDCRRTGIGSRLLAEAQRLSPAGLTLHVFQLNTDARAFYAHHGFTLIATGDGSDNMENLPDLTLRWTPDGGNEGKEVKGGEEGEEGN, from the coding sequence ATGGACACGGACACCCCCCACACCGCCCCGCCCCCGCCCCTCCGCATCCGCCCCGCCGGGCCCGCCGACGCCTCCGCGATAGCCGCCGTCCACACGGAATCCCGGCGCGCCACCATGCCCTATCTCCCGCCCCAGAAGCGCACCCACGACGAGATCGCCCACTGGATCCGCGAGATCGTGCTGCCGCAGTCCCACACCGTGGTGGCGACCCGCGGCCCGGAGCTCCTCGGCTACGCGTCCGTACGGGGCGACCTCCTGGACCACCTCTACCTCCGCCCGGACTGCCGCCGTACCGGCATCGGCAGCCGCCTCCTCGCCGAGGCACAGCGGCTGAGCCCCGCCGGCCTGACCCTGCACGTCTTCCAACTCAACACCGACGCCCGCGCGTTCTACGCCCACCACGGCTTCACGCTCATCGCCACCGGCGACGGCAGCGACAACATGGAGAACCTCCCGGACCTCACGCTGCGCTGGACGCCGGACGGAGGCAACGAAGGCAAGGAAGTTAAGGGAGGTGAGGAGGGTGAGGAAGGTAACTGA
- a CDS encoding Yip1 family protein codes for MGRGRDPRTAQDGQQAHQGQQAPYGQQGPYGRPAAPPHGQWQASQQYGAAQQGGQGEPEYFGDGGYDPRQAAHAPYSQDNNPGGTRQFSIGEAPDAYGQYQGSYDDGAGPDDQYGDGGTYRAGQATAPPAGPRLHWKQLLSGIVLRPTPTFWQMRDHTVWGPALTVAFLYGLLAVFGFDKARADVLNATLANSIPWVLITAAMFIVGSLILGAVTHTMARQLGGDGAWAPTIGLSMLVMTIPDAPRLLFAMFLGGDSPFVQVLGWLTWLATGFLLTSMVSKSHDLPWPKALGASAIQLVALLGLVKLGTL; via the coding sequence ATGGGTCGAGGACGAGATCCCCGCACCGCGCAGGACGGACAGCAGGCGCACCAGGGGCAACAGGCTCCGTACGGACAGCAAGGACCGTACGGCCGCCCCGCCGCGCCCCCGCACGGGCAGTGGCAGGCGTCACAGCAGTACGGGGCGGCGCAGCAGGGCGGGCAGGGCGAGCCGGAGTACTTCGGCGACGGCGGCTACGACCCCCGGCAGGCGGCCCACGCACCGTACTCCCAGGACAACAACCCCGGCGGCACCCGCCAGTTCAGCATCGGCGAGGCCCCGGACGCCTACGGCCAGTACCAGGGCTCGTACGACGACGGCGCAGGCCCCGACGACCAGTACGGCGACGGCGGCACCTACCGCGCCGGCCAGGCCACCGCGCCGCCGGCCGGCCCCCGGCTGCACTGGAAGCAGCTGCTGTCCGGCATCGTGCTGCGCCCGACGCCCACCTTCTGGCAGATGCGCGACCACACGGTCTGGGGACCGGCGCTGACCGTCGCCTTCCTCTACGGTCTGCTCGCCGTCTTCGGCTTCGACAAGGCCCGCGCGGATGTGCTCAACGCCACACTCGCCAACAGCATCCCCTGGGTCCTGATCACCGCCGCGATGTTCATCGTCGGCAGCCTGATCCTGGGTGCGGTGACCCACACCATGGCCCGGCAGCTCGGCGGCGACGGCGCCTGGGCGCCGACCATAGGTCTGTCGATGCTGGTCATGACGATCCCGGATGCGCCCCGCCTGCTGTTCGCGATGTTCCTCGGCGGCGACAGCCCCTTCGTCCAGGTCCTGGGCTGGCTGACCTGGCTCGCGACCGGTTTCCTGCTCACCTCGATGGTCAGCAAGTCGCACGACCTGCCGTGGCCCAAGGCGCTCGGCGCCTCCGCCATCCAGCTGGTCGCCCTGCTGGGCCTGGTGAAGCTCGGCACGCTGTAG
- a CDS encoding ricin-type beta-trefoil lectin domain protein → MVRAGTSRRQGRPGRPGRQGRAGAARSAGLRRWWRLGVVVAAGALVVAGAGGVTPVLAAPGAQARAVAGKPLPPELEKVRAAEATALYGDPAERPVGERKTSLISLGDSEISGEGVGTYEPGTDGPTNWCHRSPDSAIHRTGIAADVTYNVACSGAYSGNIRIGGTKQYADELVQSDALAIKARNTRLKMVLLVAGANDDLQFGPVMTDCVERWFLLQGTCEPKYEPGWQARVDGLVPKVEQTVNDLRTVMRDAGYADGDYRLVVMSYPSPIGPDVEDNPHFPGKLPGGCTGYTSDAGWGRNTAVPAFEKGMRKAAHDSGAVYLDASRLFHGHEVCMEDPWARGLWVNISNPFPPDANSVRQSFHPNIRGHGAFASCLTQLYTAATATGLREASCADPGSSGRPTLYPLAWDDAYQPLKNAGTGSCVDAAGASSRNGTAVGGWDCNGQRNQTWWYDPAAGQKSLHVGLTQDRCLDVPGGRYEPGAAMVLWDCSGATNQQFVRADGGTIRPAAAPSLCLTLDGAKEPLRLRACGGSAGQRFA, encoded by the coding sequence ATGGTGCGTGCGGGAACGTCGAGACGGCAGGGCAGGCCGGGGCGGCCGGGCAGGCAGGGACGGGCGGGAGCCGCGCGGTCGGCGGGATTACGGCGGTGGTGGCGGCTCGGTGTGGTGGTCGCCGCAGGTGCGCTGGTCGTGGCCGGGGCCGGCGGAGTCACGCCGGTTCTTGCCGCGCCGGGGGCCCAGGCGCGGGCCGTGGCCGGGAAGCCGCTGCCGCCCGAACTGGAGAAGGTCCGGGCCGCGGAGGCCACCGCGCTGTACGGCGATCCGGCGGAGCGGCCGGTCGGCGAGCGGAAGACCTCGTTGATCTCGCTGGGCGACAGCGAGATTTCGGGGGAGGGCGTCGGCACCTACGAACCGGGGACCGACGGGCCAACCAACTGGTGCCACCGGTCGCCGGATTCCGCGATTCACCGGACCGGAATTGCCGCGGATGTGACGTACAACGTCGCCTGCTCGGGCGCGTACAGCGGCAATATCCGGATCGGCGGCACCAAGCAGTATGCGGATGAGCTGGTGCAGAGCGATGCGCTGGCGATCAAGGCACGTAATACCCGGCTGAAGATGGTGCTGCTGGTCGCCGGGGCCAATGACGATCTCCAGTTCGGGCCGGTGATGACGGACTGCGTCGAGCGCTGGTTCCTGCTCCAGGGGACCTGCGAGCCGAAATACGAACCGGGCTGGCAGGCGCGGGTCGACGGGCTGGTGCCGAAGGTCGAGCAGACGGTGAACGATCTGCGGACCGTGATGCGGGACGCGGGATATGCGGACGGCGACTACCGGCTCGTGGTCATGTCGTATCCGAGTCCGATCGGGCCGGATGTCGAGGACAATCCGCATTTCCCGGGGAAGCTGCCCGGCGGGTGCACGGGATATACGTCGGATGCCGGGTGGGGGCGTAATACCGCGGTGCCCGCGTTCGAGAAGGGGATGCGGAAGGCCGCGCACGACAGCGGGGCGGTCTACCTCGATGCCTCGCGGCTTTTCCACGGCCACGAGGTGTGCATGGAGGACCCCTGGGCCCGCGGGCTGTGGGTGAACATCTCCAATCCCTTCCCGCCGGACGCGAATTCGGTACGGCAGTCCTTCCACCCGAATATCCGCGGGCACGGTGCCTTCGCCTCGTGTCTGACCCAGCTGTACACGGCCGCGACGGCGACGGGACTGCGGGAGGCGTCCTGCGCCGACCCGGGGAGCAGCGGGCGGCCGACGCTGTATCCGCTGGCCTGGGACGACGCCTACCAACCGCTGAAGAACGCCGGGACGGGCAGCTGCGTGGATGCGGCCGGCGCATCGAGCCGTAACGGGACGGCGGTCGGCGGCTGGGACTGCAACGGGCAGCGCAACCAGACCTGGTGGTACGACCCGGCCGCCGGGCAGAAGTCGCTGCACGTGGGGCTGACCCAGGACCGCTGCCTCGATGTGCCGGGCGGGCGCTACGAGCCGGGGGCCGCGATGGTGCTGTGGGACTGCTCGGGCGCGACCAACCAGCAGTTCGTGCGGGCCGACGGCGGGACGATCCGGCCGGCCGCGGCGCCCTCGCTGTGCCTGACCCTGGACGGCGCGAAGGAGCCGCTGCGGCTGAGGGCGTGTGGGGGGTCGGCGGGGCAGCGGTTCGCCTGA
- a CDS encoding phosphoribosyltransferase — translation MSGVRENLTYERFGGAIRELAQTIADDGYEPDIVLSIARGGVFVAGGLAYALDCKNIHLVNVEFYTGVGTTLEMPVMLAPVPNAIDFSEKKVLIADDVADTGKTLKLVHDFCQGTVAEVRSAVIYEKSHSLVKCEYVWKRTDDWINFPWSVEPPFVRRENQVLDA, via the coding sequence TGTACGGGAGAACCTGACCTACGAGCGGTTCGGCGGGGCTATCCGCGAGCTGGCGCAGACGATCGCGGACGACGGGTATGAGCCCGACATCGTGCTGTCGATCGCGCGCGGCGGTGTTTTCGTCGCGGGCGGTCTGGCGTACGCGCTGGACTGCAAGAACATCCACCTGGTGAATGTGGAGTTCTACACCGGGGTGGGCACCACGCTGGAGATGCCGGTCATGCTCGCGCCGGTGCCGAATGCGATCGACTTCTCGGAGAAGAAGGTCCTGATCGCCGACGACGTGGCGGACACCGGTAAGACGCTGAAGCTGGTGCACGACTTCTGCCAGGGGACCGTGGCCGAGGTCCGTAGCGCGGTGATCTACGAGAAGTCGCACTCGCTGGTGAAGTGTGAATACGTGTGGAAGCGCACGGATGACTGGATCAATTTCCCGTGGAGCGTCGAGCCGCCGTTCGTGCGCCGGGAAAACCAGGTTCTCGATGCGTGA